One genomic region from Torulaspora delbrueckii CBS 1146 chromosome 4, complete genome encodes:
- the LAG2 gene encoding Lag2p (similar to Saccharomyces cerevisiae LAG2 (YOL025W); ancestral locus Anc_1.362) yields MLVSELVDQYLKTTDNDLKYMALRQELTVLEVGRDLDLLVNKVLMPVLLEEKDPEIVELVSSQVYPQLTLKCIVVMKRGNHEPQWFNDLIVDPLMDHIADKRKNFIVQTLRNVLKVAVQSRYRMQSAGDRHLGALVSQMKDYKGNNDVGQNTVLYWEALKPVISTYYYGTVKIPFAILKEIFNLCEGKLDSLVRSVLISSVQATTRQNVEKIVQESVSDSVLEAISTVWWQFGQLVPWLFEKRLLPDLHQQETLLTNLQMIYNLLPFFQIASAVSGEKGNSKNGLKRRLESKLQGLLENAAANSSAATTKEVDAELDVEDAEVDDAQQAYLDELQSDDDLEFEDEELLETDEGYQLKKLCQTILETLNDNKEKSSDIQPHKIDLTKVEVSALDETEDVVYTIQSTLESETTLQPLLLSVEILNQLLLTGYTEIDYSPVCQSLVRHMKQNKAFLQTIKVGNLTQTIDDGSTLRTMVHSTILQIITTRKLDYPTCCKLLTEAVSRGARDVDPTIEQLSLRIIQNLLQSHYNTIRALDSSWYDQTLLPKAAETAGKLHKRLQTTIQNSEQLEPQAQTATILQELTSLFNVQYPAIE; encoded by the coding sequence ATGCTTGTCTCGGAATTGGTCGATCAATACTTGAAGACTACCGataatgatttgaaatatATGGCATTGAGACAGGAGCTCACTGTCTTAGAGGTCGGTAGAGATTTGGATTTATTGGTGAACAAAGTTTTGATGCCAGTTTTGCTGGAAGAGAAGGATCCAGAAATAGTTGAGCTTGTATCATCACAGGTATACCCTCAGCTTACATTGAAATGCATTGTTGTTATGAAACGTGGGAATCACGAACCACAATGgttcaatgatttgatcgTAGATCCGCTCATGGATCATATAGCTGacaagaggaagaatttTATTGTACAAACACTGAGAAACGTACTCAAGGTAGCGGTTCAGTCACGCTATCGAATGCAATCGGCAGGTGATAGGCATCTCGGGGCTTTAGTTTCACAGATGAAGGACTATAAGGGAAACAATGATGTGGGACAAAATACTGTTCTTTACTGGGAAGCTTTAAAGCCTGTCATCTCCACATACTATTACGGTACTGTGAAGATTCCCTTTGCGATATTGAAGGagattttcaatctctgTGAGGGCAAATTGGATTCTCTTGTTAGATCCGTGCTGATCTCTAGCGTCCAAGCAACAACTCGACAGAATGTTGAGAAGATCGTTCAAGAGTCGGTTTCTGACAGCGTGTTAGAGGCGATATCTACTGTTTGGTGGCAATTCGGGCAGCTTGTACCCTGGCTATTCGAGAAAAGACTACTTCCCGACCTCcaccaacaagaaactCTACTTACGAACTTGCAAATGATCTACAATCTTCTTCCCTTTTTCCAGATTGCGAGCGCAGTAAGTGGAGAGAAGGGTAACTCGAAGAATGGCTTAAAAAGACGCCTCGAGTCGAAACTACAAGGTCTCTTGGAGAATGCAGCCGCCAATAGCTCAGCCGCCACCACGAAAGAAGTAGATGCAGAACTCGACGTTGAAGATGCAGAGGTGGATGATGCTCAACAGGCTTACCTGGATGAGTTGCAAAGTGACGATGATCTTGAattcgaagatgaagagctaCTCGAAACCGATGAAGGTTACcaactgaagaagctaTGTCAAACAATACTCGAGACATTGAATGAtaacaaagaaaaatcCTCAGACATCCAGCCTCACAAAATCGATCTAACTAAAGTGGAAGTAAGTGCGTTAGACGAGACTGAAGATGTCGTTTACACGATCCAATCGACCCTCGAAAGCGAAACTACACTACAGCCATTATTACTCTCAGTCGAAATCTTAAACCAACTTCTACTCACTGGTTACACCGAAATAGACTACTCTCCCGTGTGCCAGTCACTCGTCCGCCACATGAAGCAAAACAAGGCATTTTTACAAACTATAAAAGTTGGAAACCTAACCCAAACTATCGATGACGGCTCTACTCTCCGCACAATGGTACATTCGACTATCCTGCAGATCATCACGACCCGCAAACTTGACTACCCAACCTGTTGCAAGCTACTAACAGAAGCAGTATCGCGCGGCGCAAGAGACGTAGATCCTACCATCGAACAGCTATCACTAAGGATCATTCAGAACTTGCTCCAGAGTCACTACAATACCATCCGGGCCCTCGACTCCTCCTGGTACGATCAAACATTACTCCCAAAGGCCGCGGAAACGGCAGGAAAGTTGCACAAACGACTACAAACAACAATCCAAAACTCAGAACAGCTAGAACCCCAAGCTCAAACTGCGACAATACTGCAAGAACTCACGAGCCTCTTCAACGTTCAATACCCTGCCATCGAATAG
- the IGD1 gene encoding Igd1p (similar to Saccharomyces cerevisiae YFR017C and YOL024W; ancestral locus Anc_1.363) codes for MPNKHLSIAEKDPALAQSRDFLDLEEPPAAKETPSGSQVCLIDYDRARPANAQYNNNYTHQYQPGLMQAPLVEEGPTSRPNVGGMPRRRSTNYIDALHNKAKSESTMNNDLQQSLRETTNTNSKSTPVFKPSYTTGTEAVPMTQDTAGPDDPARPDYYRSSFSSRGGGRPELGRKKSSFEYEDFKKDVYDRLNMFDKT; via the coding sequence ATGCCAAATAAACATTTGAGTATAGCGGAAAAAGACCCAGCATTAGCTCAATCAAGGGATTTTCTGGATCTGGAAGAACCTCCAGCTGCAAAAGAGACTCCAAGTGGATCACAAGTCTGTTTGATCGATTATGATCGTGCGAGACCTGCAAATGCACAGTATAACAACAACTATACGCACCAATACCAGCCCGGTTTAATGCAAGCTCCTTTAGTCGAGGAAGGTCCGACTTCACGGCCCAACGTTGGTGGAATGCCCAGAAGACGTTCCACCAACTATATCGACGCATTACACAACAAAGCGAAGAGCGAAAGTACTATGAATAACGATCTACAACAATCATTAAGGGAAACCACAAAtacaaattcaaagagcaCACCTGTTTTCAAACCTTCTTACACAACAGGCACTGAAGCTGTACCAATGACGCAGGATACCGCTGGTCCGGATGATCCAGCTCGCCCAGATTATTATCGAAGTTCGTTTTCGTCTAGAGGAGGAGGGAGACCTGAATTAGGCCGTAAGAAATCTTCCTTTGAAtatgaagatttcaagaaagacGTGTACGACAGATTGAACATGTTCGACAAGACATAA
- the TDEL0D02340 gene encoding allantoate permease family MFS transporter, producing MSDIEKEQVRDDVNEASSVIGSSDVDEAFNAALASKDLVVTEEINRKLLRKIDLYIQPVIWMLYALQYMDKVTNNYAGVMGIQQDLNLAPNEFAWLGTAFYLAYLGGEFPIAQMLQRLPYVKTLSTCIVIWGVVLCAHAGVSNGAGIITARVFLGIFESSITPGFVILTSQWYRKEEHFARIAYWFSCNGLGQILGGSIAYGLAHHAESYSIESWKILFVITGLMSILFGVLFYFYIPDSPATAWFLTEEERLYQVQRIKSNQQGFGNKRFKRYQLVEAFKDVRTWIYIVWGLTAQIPNGGLGSFGSILLYKTLGYSSEGALLMGLPQGAVQIASGIITGYIATKTGKRVIVGTVSCAITLIGTCLLAFTDAPHSRLAGYYIIPFFAIGIVTILASITSDAAGHTKKVTAAFLVSYCIGNIIGPQTFRVSDAPEYQPARVTMVACMVVATADLFLLLIVNLRENSRRDRLQSEDPSYSVAPENVEFLDLTDFENKNFRYSS from the coding sequence ATGAGTgatattgagaaagaacagGTGAGAGATGACGTGAACGAGGCCTCTTCCGTGATCGGTTCGAGcgatgttgatgaagcaTTCAATGCTGCCTTGGCTTCTAAGGACCTGGTTGTTACCGAAGAGATTAACAGGAAATTACTAAGGAAAATTGATCTCTATATTCAGCCCGTGATCTGGATGCTTTACGCATTGCAGTATATGGATAAAGTTACCAATAATTACGCTGGTGTTATGGGCATCCAACAAGATTTAAATTTGGCGCCGAACGAATTTGCATGGCTTGGTACTGCATTTTATCTGGCATACTTGGGAGGTGAATTTCCGATTGCACAAATGCTTCAGAGGCTTCCTTACGTCAAGACATTGTCGACATGTATTGTTATTTGGGGGGTAGTTCTATGCGCACACGCGGGTGTCTCTAATGGGGCTGGTATCATTACAGCTCGTGTTTTCCTTGGTATTTTTGAGTCTAGTATAACTCCAGGCTTCGTGATCCTGACTTCGCAGTGGTACAGGAAAGAGGAACATTTTGCCAGAATAGCTTATTGGTTTTCCTGTAACGGGCTAGGACAGATCCTTGGTGGATCCATTGCTTACGGTCTAGCTCATCATGCTGAATCTTACTCGATTGAATCCTGGAAGATCCTGTTCGTGATCACGGGTCTTATGTCCATTTTGTTTGGTGTCCTATTCTACTTCTACATTCCTGACAGTCCTGCAACAGCATGGTTCTTGaccgaagaagaacgtTTGTATCAAGTTCAGCGTATTAAATCCAATCAGCAGGGATTCGGTAACAAGCGGTTTAAGCGTTACCAGTTGGTTGAGGCCTTCAAGGATGTCCGCACTTGGATCTACATTGTTTGGGGATTGACTGCTCAGATACCTAATGGTGGTTTGGGATCATTCGGATCGATTTTATTGTACAAGACCTTGGGGTACTCTTCAGAAGGTGCTCTTTTAATGGGCTTGCCACAAGGTGCCGTCCAGATAGCGTCAGGAATCATCACAGGATATATCGCCACGAAAACGGGCAAAAGAGTTATTGTTGGAACTGTAAGCTGCGCGATAACCCTGATCGGTACTTGCCTATTGGCTTTCACCGATGCTCCGCACTCTCGTCTTGCTGGATATTATATAATCCCCTTCTTTGCTATTGGAATTGTCACCATATTGGCATCTATCACTTCCGATGCAGCTGGTCATACAAAGAAGGTGACAGCAGcctttttggtttcttACTGTATTGGTAACATCATTGGCCCTCAAACATTCAGAGTTTCCGATGCACCCGAATATCAACCCGCCAGAGTTACTATGGTGGCCTGTATGGTTGTTGCTACTGCTGACTTATTCTTGTTATTAATCGTGAACCTTCGTGAAAACAGCAGGAGAGATAGACTCCAAAGTGAAGATCCATCTTATAGTGTGGCCCCAGAAAACGTTGAATTCTTGGATCTCACTGATTTTGAGAACAAAAACTTCAGATACTCATCGTAG
- the IFM1 gene encoding translation initiation factor 2 (similar to Saccharomyces cerevisiae IFM1 (YOL023W); ancestral locus Anc_1.364) produces MPYNLKFQPSKNSIYKGSENQGMWRSTLNRYVTRYPSTASCSAIRYYAKKVKRIPKLRPVPFVIPNYVSVSKLANLLNCRMDNLIRDLTKLGFANISQGYILSKEYVELILQEYNYQLPEKSNEITPDNVYEELKSPVNPKSLQKRAPVVTIMGHVDHGKTTIIDYLRKSSVVAQEHGGITQHIGSFQVITPVSKRKITFLDTPGHPVFLKMRERGANITDIIVLVVSIEDSIMPQTIEAIKHAKNSGNELIVAITKIDRISQAKERERAMEKVTNDLITQDIAVEKIGGDVQVIPISAKTGENMDLLEESIVILSDVMDIKAENSPKTVAEGWILESQVKKTVGNVATVLVKKGTVQKGKILVCGNTYCKVRSIHNEGGQQVPKALPSDAVEVLGWKELPSAGDQVIEAKNEATAKKFISKRLALQEVEKEGLTVEKLNEQRALEAAKKEKEAEEDEVDEEDNAVPVGPKKVNFIIKADVSGSAEAINESIADLGNDEVTCNIISSSVGIPNENDLKIAQITNGIILCFNLGSLPNDVINNKLGVEVKQYNVVYKLIEDVTEILTDNLTPIFEIKQIATVDIREIFEFQLKKKIIKIAGCRVVNGQINRNSMVQIQRGPSKEIIYDGKLATLKQGKEDATEVTKGNECGVTFDKNFENYQAGDKIIVYENVKVPRFL; encoded by the coding sequence ATGCCTtataatttgaaatttcagcCATCGAAAAACTCAATCTACAAGGGCTCAGAAAACCAAGGTATGTGGAGGTCCACATTAAATCGCTACGTTACTCGATATCCATCAACTGCTAGTTGTTCTGCCATCAGGTACTATGCAAAGAAAGTTAAAAGGATTCCCAAACTGAGACCAGTCCCCTTCGTTATACCGAATTATGTATCGGTGAGCAAACTGGCAAATCTATTAAACTGTCGCATGGATAACTTGATCCGTGATTTAACAAAACTAGGATTTGCAAACATTTCCCAAGGCTacattctttcaaaagaatatgTTGAGTTGATCCTACAAGAGTATAATTACCAATTGCCAGAAAAATCGAACGAAATTACACCGGATAATGTTTACGAGGAATTAAAATCACCAGTCAATCCAAAGTCATTGCAGAAAAGGGCCCCAGTGGTTACTATCATGGGGCATGTTGATCATGGAAAGACCACTATTATTGACTATTTAAGAAAATCGTCGGTCGTAGCTCAGGAACATGGTGGTATTACTCAACATATTGGCTCTTTTCAAGTCATCACACCAgtatcaaagagaaaaatcACCTTCCTCGATACTCCAGGCCATCCAGTTTTCCTGAAGATGAGAGAAAGAGGTGCTAATATCACAGATATCATCGTTCTTGTGGTGTCAATTGAGGATTCTATAATGCctcaaacaattgaagctATTAAACATGCTAAAAATTCAGGAAACGAGCTGATAGTGGCGATCACTAAGATTGACAGAATATCTCAAGCTAAAGAGCGCGAGAGAGCGATGGAGAAGGTCACTAATGACCTGATAACTCAGGATATTGCTGTTGAGAAGATCGGCGGAGATGTCCAAGTCATACCAATAAGCGCAAAAACCGGTGAAAATATGGATCTACTTGAGGAATCGATCGTTATTCTCAGCGATGTGATGGACATCAAGGCGGAAAACTCTCCGAAAACTGTGGCAGAAGGCTGGATCCTAGAGAGTCAAGTCAAGAAGACTGTTGGTAACGTTGCCACAGTTTTGGTTAAAAAGGGTACAGTGCAGAAGGGGAAGATCCTGGTTTGTGGTAACACTTATTGTAAAGTAAGGAGTATTCATAATGAAGGTGGGCAACAAGTACCTAAGGCATTGCCATCAGATGCCGTAGAAGTTTTAGGGTGGAAAGAATTACCGTCGGCTGGAGATCAAGTGATCGAGGCCAAGAACGAAGCTActgccaagaaatttatTTCTAAAAGGCTGGCGTTGCAGGAGGTTGAGAAGGAGGGGTTGACCGTCGAAAAGTTAAACGAACAGAGGGCATTAGAGGCagcaaagaaggagaaggaagcggaggaagatgaggtagatgaagaagataatgCGGTTCCTGTGGGACCAAAGAAAGTtaactttatcatcaaagCTGATGTTTCAGGTTCGGCTGAAGCCATTAATGAGAGTATTGCCGACTTGGGTAATGACGAAGTGACTTGCAATATCATATCCTCTTCGGTGGGTATTCCAAATGAGAACGACTTGAAGATCGCGCAAATAACAAACGGTATTATTTTGTGTTTCAATTTAGGAAGTCTGCCAAACGATgttatcaacaacaaattaGGTGTCGAGGTCAAGCAATACAACGTTGTTTATAAGCTCATCGAGGACGTGACTGAAATTTTAACTGATAATTTGACTCCAATATTTGAAATTAAACAAATAGCCACAGTTGACATACGAGAGATTTTcgaatttcaattgaagaaaaaaataatCAAGATCGCGGGTTGTAGAGTGGTCAATGGTCAAATAAATCGAAACTCGATGGTACAAATTCAACGTGGTCCTTCCAAAGAAATTATTTATGACGGAAAATTGGCAACACTGAAGCAAGGTAAAGAAGATGCAACCGAGGTCACGAAGGGTAATGAATGTGGCGTAACATTCGacaaaaattttgaaaactATCAAGCCGGTGATAAAATTATCGTTTATGAGAATGTCAAGGTTCCAAGATTCTTGTAA
- the TSR4 gene encoding small subunit rRNA maturation protein TSR4 (similar to Saccharomyces cerevisiae YOL022C; ancestral locus Anc_1.365): MSKIEEFAGSDFEEDLTSNNGPPVFLALVDAPVKENEEVTVEDSFIGGKPVWLDENSVPNDELLKCGACKTKENMKLLVQAFSPLDTEQVEEVQGKNGVDNLNYVSEDDERVLYVFLCTKCQRKANSVRCIRGVKKNSTKKTSASQQISQKMESLVVDKDFKINPFDISSDKVNPFEANPFQKADNTPNPFAVAQIQNKPAQEKPKDTSLKVARKLHDSQQDKPFDEAEAFKSYLLYVEEESFKNKKPDHLKLPENLKIDKSALDLSGETEADLDKNPIKLDPRTEKLSKFLDDDVFQKFQEVVGYNPNQVLRYEFGGKPLLYAQSKVSFEKIVSNPAYNPSSKRVFEMQLMPKMILDLEENVSLVDGMEWGTILVFTDIENYTPKFDENGVGYVEEIVKVQWESRE; encoded by the coding sequence ATGTCGaagatcgaagaatttGCAGGTtctgattttgaagaagatttgaccTCAAATAATGGCCCACCAGTATTTTTAGCTCTGGTTGATGCTCCCgtgaaagaaaatgaagaagttactGTGGAGGATTCGTTCATTGGTGGGAAACCGGTATGGTTGGATGAAAACTCTGTTcccaatgatgaattgttgaaatgtGGCGCCTGCAAAACAAAGGAAAACATGAAGCTACTTGTGCAAGCCTTCTCGCCTCTCGATACTGAACAAGTTGAGGAAGTACAGGGGAAGAATGGTGTGGATAATTTAAATTATGTCTcagaggatgatgagagaGTCTTGTATGTTTTCCTCTGTACAAAGTGCCAGAGGAAAGCTAACTCTGTCCGTTGCATTAGAGgtgtcaagaagaacagcACTAAAAAGACTTCCGCATCCCAACAAATTTCCCAAAAGATGGAATCTCTAGTTGTAGATAAGGATTTTAAGATCAACCCATTTGATATCTCGAGCGACAAGGTGAACCCTTTTGAAGCGAACCCATTTCAAAAGGCAGATAACACTCCAAATCCATTTGCTGTGGctcaaattcaaaataaGCCAGCTcaagagaaaccaaagGACACGTCATTGAAAGTTGCAAGAAAACTGCATGACTCCCAGCAGGACAAGCCCTTCGATGAAGCTGAGGCGTTCAAGAGTTATCTACTTTAcgtggaagaagaatcgttcaagaataagaagCCTGATCACCTAAAACTACcagaaaatttgaaaataGATAAAAGTGCTTTAGATTTGAGTGGTGAGACTGAAGCTGACCTAGATAAGAATCCAATTAAATTAGATCCAAGAACGGAAAAGTTGTCCAAATTcctggatgatgatgtgttccagaaatttcaagaagtgGTTGGCTATAACCCAAACCAGGTATTACGGTATGAATTCGGTGGAAAGCCATTACTATATGCACAGTCAAAGGTGAgctttgagaaaattgtGAGCAATCCCGCATACAATCCGTCCTCTAAGCGTGTTTTCGAAATGCAATTGATGCCCAAAATGATTTTGGATTTAGAAGAAAATGTTTCTTTAGTCGACGGAATGGAATGGGGTACAATTTTGGTATTCACCGACATAGAAAACTACACTCCAAAATTCGATGAAAATGGTGTTGGATACGTCGAAGAGATCGTCAAAGTGCAATGGGAATCAAGAGAGTAA
- the GCN20 gene encoding putative AAA family ATPase GCN20 (similar to Saccharomyces cerevisiae GCN20 (YFR009W); ancestral locus Anc_1.366), giving the protein MSTSIGSQVRQAATSVDSIVTDYAVGYFNNLSTITFDAVQSKTVDLSSEIDFVSSLLVDAGASKEKVDKLASDLLERLNVQLKENQAKLEITGDTSKRLLDINVLQTHNSKANINTSLNMLGVNNDIEHAGRNMDTRVDLKKLAKAEQKIAKKVAKRNNKFVKYEASKLIDEKREEDYDSFFLKINPLDFGSAAGKSKDIHIDTFDLYVGDGQRILSDAQLTLSFGRRYGLVGQNGIGKSTLLRALAGRELNVPKHISILHVEQELRGDDNTALQSVLDADVWRKQLLSEEAKINERLQEIEELRTEFEEESLEVKKLDNEREDLDKHLEQISEKLVDMESDKAEARAASILYGLGFSTDAQHKATKSFSGGWRMRLSLARALFCQPDLLLLDEPSNMLDVPSIAYLSEYLKTYPATVLVVSHDRAFLNETATDIIYQHNERLDYYRGQDFDTFYATKEERRKTAQREYDNQMAYRKHMQEFIDKYRYNAAKSQEAQSRIKKLEKLPILEPPEQEKSISFKFPDCEKLSPPIIQLQDVSFGYSEDDLLLKDVDLDLQMDSRIALVGANGCGKTTLLKVMMEQLRPLRGYVSRNPRLRIAYFTQHHVDSMDLNSSAVDWMSKRFPGKTDEEYRRHLGSFGITGSLGLQKMQLLSGGQKSRVAFAALCLNNPHVLILDEPSNHLDTNGIDALVDALKNFTGGVLMVSHDISVIDSVCNEIWVSENGTSRRFDGSIHDYKKYILESADNSGVVKRH; this is encoded by the coding sequence ATGTCTACTAGCATTGGATCTCAGGTGCGTCAGGCAGCTACTTCGGTAGATTCCATAGTTACAGACTATGCTGTTGGATATTTTAATAATTTATCGACTATAACATTTGATGCAGTTCAAAGTAAAACTGTGGATTTATCATCTGAAATTGATTTCGTCTCATCTTTACTAGTCGATGCTGGTGCTTCGAAGGAAAAAGTGGACAAATTGGCTTCCGATCTATTGGAGAGGCTGAATGtacaattgaaggaaaatCAGGCAAAATTGGAGATCACCGGTGATACCTCCAAGAGATTACTCGATATCAATGTTTTGCAAACTCACAACAGTAAGGCTAACATTAATACATCCCTGAACATGCTGGGTGTCAATAATGACATCGAACATGCTGGAAGAAATATGGATACCAGAGTGGACCTAAAGAAACTTGCGAAGGCTGAACAAAAGAttgccaagaaagtggCCAAGAGGAATAACAAGTTTGTCAAATATGAGGCATCTAAACtgatcgatgaaaagaggGAAGAAGATTATgattcattcttcttgaagattaaCCCATTGGACTTTGGTTCGGCTGCAGGTAAATCGAAGGACATTCACATTGATACTTTCGACTTGTATGTTGGTGATGGGCAGAGAATCTTATCGGATGCTCAATTGACGTTGAGTTTTGGTCGCCGTTATGGTTTAGTCGGTCAAAACGGTATCGGTAAGTCTACCTTGTTAAGAGCATTAGCAGGAAGAGAATTAAACGTTCCAAAACACATTTCTATTTTACACGTCGAACAAGAACTAAGAGGTGATGACAACACAGCTTTGCAAAGCGTTTTGGATGCAGACGTTTGGAGAAAGCAATTATTAAGTGAGGAGGCGAAGATCAATGAAAGACTTCAAGAGATAGAAGAGTTGAGAACGGAgtttgaggaagaaagtttGGAAGTTAAGAAATTAGACAACGAACGTGAGGATCTGGATAAACATTTAGAACAAATTTCCGAAAAATTGGTTGATATGGAGTCTGATAAAGCAGAGGCTAGAGCCGCATCTATTCTATATGGTTTAGGTTTCAGTACAGATGCTCAGCATAAGGCAACTAAGTCGTTCTCAGGTGGTTGGAGAATGAGACTTTCTTTGGCAAGAGCACTTTTCTGTCAGCCTGATTTATTGTTGCTGGATGAACCTTCCAATATGTTGGATGTTCCATCCATTGCATACCTTTCAGAATACCTTAAGACATATCCAGCTACTGTTCTTGTGGTGTCGCACGATCGTGCCTTTTTGAATGAGACTGCCACAGATATTATTTACCAGCATAATGAGAGATTGGATTACTACAGAGGACAAGATTTCGATACGTTCTATGCCActaaagaggaaagaagaaagactGCTCAAAGGGAATACGATAACCAGATGGCCTACAGGAAACATATGCAGGAGTTTATTGACAAATACAGATACAACGCAGCTAAGTCGCAAGAAGCTCAATCTagaatcaagaaattggagaaattgcCTATCTTGGAGCCACCTGAGCAAGAGAAGAGCATTAGCTTCAAGTTCCCAGATTGTGAGAAACTTTCGCCACCTATTATTCAACTACAAGATGTCTCTTTTGGGTACAGCGAAGACGATCTACTTCTGAAGGACGTTGATCTCGATCTTCAAATGGATTCACGTATTGCTCTTGTTGGTGCTAATGGTTGTGGTAAGACAACCCTACTGAAAGTTATGATGGAACAACTAAGACCTCTGAGAGGTTATGTTTCCAGAAATCCTAGACTACGTATCGCATATTTCACTCAACATCACGTCGATTCCATGGATTTGAACTCGTCAGCCGTTGATTGGATGTCCAAAAGGTTCCCTGGCaaaactgatgaagaatatagGCGTCACTTGGGTTCTTTCGGTATAACGGGATCCTTGGGTCTTCAAAAAATGCAACTCCTTTCCGGTGGTCAAAAATCTCGTGTTGCCTTTGCTGCTCTGTGTCTAAACAACCCTCACGTTCTGATTCTGGATGAGCCCTCTAATCACTTGGATACTAACGGTATCGATGCTCTTGtggatgctttgaagaacttcacTGGTGGTGTACTAATGGTTTCACATGATATATCTGTCATCGACAGTGTTTGCAATGAAATTTGGGTCTCAGAGAATGGTACGTCGAGAAGATTTGATGGTTCCATTCATGACTATAAGAAGTATATCCTAGAGTCTGCAGACAATTCAGGTGTGGTGAAGAGACATTAG